The Nerophis ophidion isolate RoL-2023_Sa linkage group LG07, RoL_Noph_v1.0, whole genome shotgun sequence genome contains a region encoding:
- the slc25a39 gene encoding probable mitochondrial glutathione transporter SLC25A39 isoform X2: MAERAVSVASAAISPVQQMLASGTGALLTSVFVTPLDVVKIRLQAQQSPLRQGRCFLYCNGLMEHVYVCQNGSSCSSWYKPPPTHFSGTLDAFVKISRHEGLRSLWSGLPPTLVMAVPATVIYFTCYDQLRDFLRYGLGFQGSHIPLVAGGLARLGAVTVISPLELIRTKMQSRRLTYGELRVCIRTAVAQDGLLSLWRGWGPTVLRDVPFSAIYWFNYELIKARLCERSQTSQANFSISFTAGAMSGAVAAILTLPFDVVKTRRQIQLGEMDALGVPFKKTSSTLHIMKEIWSEVGYRGLFAGFMPRVIKVAPACAVMISTYEFGKAFFQKINCDRERMAS; this comes from the exons ATGGCGGAGCGGGCTGTCAGCGTTGCGTCGGCCGCCATCTCTCCAGTGCAGCAGATGCTGGCCTCTGGCACCGGAGCCCTCCTCACGTCTGTTTTTG TCACACCTTTGGATGTGGTGAAGATCAGGCTGCAGGCTCAGCAGAGTCCTCTCCGTCAGG ggAGGTGCTTCCTGTACTGCAACGGGCTGATGGAGCACGTATACGTGTGTCAGAATGGTAGCAGCTGCAGCAGCTGGTACAAACCACCACCGACACACTTCAGCGGAACCCTG GATGCTTTTGTGAAGATCTCTCGCCATGAAGGACTGAGGTCATTGTGGAGTGGACTCCCACCAACGCT TGTCATGGCCGTACCCGCCACTGTCATTTACTTCACCTGCTATGACCAGCTGCGGGACTTCCTGAGATACGGCCTGGGTTTTCAAGGCAGTCACATCCCTCTTGTTGCAGGGGGTCTTGCGAGAT TGGGGGCTGTGACGGTCATCAGTCCCCTGGAGCTGATCAGGACCAAGATGCAGTCTCGCCGCCTCACCTACGGCGAGCTGCGAGTGTGTATCCGCACCGCAGTGGCCCAGGATGGCCTGCTGTCGCTGTGGCGGGGCTGGGGCCCCACCGTGCTCAGAGATGTCCCCTTCTCTG caattTATTGGTTCAACTACGAACTGATCAAAGCTCGCTTGTGTGAAAGATCCCAAACAAGTCAAGCCAACTTCTCCATAAGCTTTACTGCAGGAGCCATGTCTGGAGCT GTCGCCGCCATACTGACGCTGCCTTTTGACGTGGTGAAGACTCGCAGACAGATTCAGCTGGGAGAGATGGACGCCCTGGGAG TGCCGTTCAAGAAGACGTCGTCCACGTTGCACATCATGAAAGAAATATGGAGCGAAGTGGGCTACCGGGGACTTTTTGCAG GTTTCATGCCCAGAGTGATCAAAGTGGCGCCCGCCTGCGCCGTGATGATCAGCACCTACGAGTTTGGAAAGGCCTTTTTCCAGAAAATCAACTGTGATCGTGAGCGAATGGCGTCATAG
- the slc25a39 gene encoding probable mitochondrial glutathione transporter SLC25A39 isoform X1 has translation MAERAVSVASAAISPVQQMLASGTGALLTSVFVTPLDVVKIRLQAQQSPLRQALTSEAATWAGVTCSPKWRCFLYCNGLMEHVYVCQNGSSCSSWYKPPPTHFSGTLDAFVKISRHEGLRSLWSGLPPTLVMAVPATVIYFTCYDQLRDFLRYGLGFQGSHIPLVAGGLARLGAVTVISPLELIRTKMQSRRLTYGELRVCIRTAVAQDGLLSLWRGWGPTVLRDVPFSAIYWFNYELIKARLCERSQTSQANFSISFTAGAMSGAVAAILTLPFDVVKTRRQIQLGEMDALGVPFKKTSSTLHIMKEIWSEVGYRGLFAGFMPRVIKVAPACAVMISTYEFGKAFFQKINCDRERMAS, from the exons ATGGCGGAGCGGGCTGTCAGCGTTGCGTCGGCCGCCATCTCTCCAGTGCAGCAGATGCTGGCCTCTGGCACCGGAGCCCTCCTCACGTCTGTTTTTG TCACACCTTTGGATGTGGTGAAGATCAGGCTGCAGGCTCAGCAGAGTCCTCTCCGTCAGG CTCTAACCAGTGAAGCTGCTACCTGGGCTGGTGTCACCTGCTCCCCCAAGT ggAGGTGCTTCCTGTACTGCAACGGGCTGATGGAGCACGTATACGTGTGTCAGAATGGTAGCAGCTGCAGCAGCTGGTACAAACCACCACCGACACACTTCAGCGGAACCCTG GATGCTTTTGTGAAGATCTCTCGCCATGAAGGACTGAGGTCATTGTGGAGTGGACTCCCACCAACGCT TGTCATGGCCGTACCCGCCACTGTCATTTACTTCACCTGCTATGACCAGCTGCGGGACTTCCTGAGATACGGCCTGGGTTTTCAAGGCAGTCACATCCCTCTTGTTGCAGGGGGTCTTGCGAGAT TGGGGGCTGTGACGGTCATCAGTCCCCTGGAGCTGATCAGGACCAAGATGCAGTCTCGCCGCCTCACCTACGGCGAGCTGCGAGTGTGTATCCGCACCGCAGTGGCCCAGGATGGCCTGCTGTCGCTGTGGCGGGGCTGGGGCCCCACCGTGCTCAGAGATGTCCCCTTCTCTG caattTATTGGTTCAACTACGAACTGATCAAAGCTCGCTTGTGTGAAAGATCCCAAACAAGTCAAGCCAACTTCTCCATAAGCTTTACTGCAGGAGCCATGTCTGGAGCT GTCGCCGCCATACTGACGCTGCCTTTTGACGTGGTGAAGACTCGCAGACAGATTCAGCTGGGAGAGATGGACGCCCTGGGAG TGCCGTTCAAGAAGACGTCGTCCACGTTGCACATCATGAAAGAAATATGGAGCGAAGTGGGCTACCGGGGACTTTTTGCAG GTTTCATGCCCAGAGTGATCAAAGTGGCGCCCGCCTGCGCCGTGATGATCAGCACCTACGAGTTTGGAAAGGCCTTTTTCCAGAAAATCAACTGTGATCGTGAGCGAATGGCGTCATAG
- the rpl3 gene encoding 60S ribosomal protein L3: protein MSHRKFSAPRHGSLGFLPRKRSSRHRGKVKSFPKDDPSKPVHLTAFLCYKAGMTHIVREVDRPGSKVNKKEVVEAVTILETPPMIVVGVVGYVETPRGLRSLKTIFAEHISDECKRRFYKNWYKSKKKAFTKYCKKWQDEEGKKHLEKDFNSMKKYCKVIRVLAHTQMRLLPLRQKKSHLMEVQLNGGSIAEKVDWAREKLEQAVPINTVFCQDEMIDVIGVTKGHGYKGVTSRWHTKKLPRKTHRGLRKVACIGAWHPARVAFSVARAGQKGYHHRTEINKKIYKIGQGYHQKDGKLVKNNASTDYDLSNKSINPMGGFVHYGDVTNDFVMVKGCVVGTKKRVLTLRKSLLVQTSRRALEKIDLKFIDTTSKFGHGRFQTAEEKKAFMGPLKKDRIAKEETA from the exons ATG TCCCACCGCAAGTTTTCGGCTCCGCGCCACGGCTCTTTGGGCTTCTTGCCCCGCAAAAGGAGTAGCCGTCACCGGGGTAAGGTGAAGAGCTTCCCCAAGGATGACCCAAGCAAGCCCGTTCATCTGACCGCCTTCCTGTGCTACAAGGCCGGTATGACTCACATCGTCCGTGAGGTGGACAGACCTGGGTCAA agGTGAACAAGAAAGAAGTAGTTGAGGCTGTCACCATCTTGGAGACTCCCCCTATGATCGTGGTGGGAGTTGTGGGCTACGTTGAAACTCCTCGTGGTCTGCGCTCCTTAAAGACAATCTTTGCTGAGCACATAAGCGATGAGTGCAAGCGCCGATTCTACAAGAACTG GTACAAGTCCAAGAAGAAGGCTTTCACCAAATACTGCAAAAAGTGGCAGGATGAGGAGGGCAAGAAGCACCTGGAGAAAGACTTTAACTCCATGAAAAAGTACTGCAAGGTCATCCGCGTCCTTGCCCACACACAG ATGCGTCTGCTGCCTTTGAGGCAGAAGAAATCTCACCTGATGGAGGTGCAGCTCAATGGTGGCTCCATTGCAGAAAAGGTGGACTGGGCCCGTGAGAAGCTAGAGCAGGCTGTGCCCATCAACACAGTCTTCTGCCAGGACGAGATGATTGACGTCATTGGTGTCACCAAGGGACACGGCTACAAAG GGGTGACCAGTCGTTGGCACACCAAGAAGCTCCCTCGTAAGACCCATCGAGGTCTGCGCAAGGTGGCCTGCATCGGTGCCTGGCATCCTGCCCGTGTTGCCTTCTCTGTGGCCCGGGCTGGTCAGAAGGGATACCATCACCGCACTGAGATCAACAAGAAG ATCTACAAGATCGGTCAGGGCTACCACCAGAAGGATGGAAAGCTGGTGAAGAACAACGCTTCCACGGATTATGATCTGTCCAACAAAAGCATCAACCCTATG GGTGGGTTTGTCCACTATGGAGACGTTACCAATGACTTTGTCATGGTGAAGGGATGTGTAGTAGGAACTAAGAAGAGGGTCCTGACTCTGCGTAAG TCTCTACTGGTGCAGACAAGCCGTCGTGCTTTGGAGAAGATCGATCTCAAGTTCATCGACACCACATCGAAGTTTGGTCACGGCCGCTTCCAAACCGCGGAAGAAAAGAAGGCGTTCATG GGACCACTCAAGAAGGACCGCATTGCCAAGGAGGAGACAGCCTGA